A segment of the Thauera sedimentorum genome:
TATTTCAGCAAATGCTTAGGCTCGTGTCACGACCTCGCAACAAATCCGGGACACGAGCATGTTCTCCATCGAGCGCACCACCCTCACCGAGTACCTGATCACCCAGCGCCGCCGCCATCCCGGCGCCACCGGCGAACTCAACGCCCTGCTGCTGCAGGTCGCGCAGGCCTGCAAGGCGATCTCGCGTGCGGTGGCCCACGGCGCGCTCGGCGGGGTGCTCGGCAGCCTGGACAGCGAGAACGTGCAGGGCGAGACGCAGAAGAAGCTCGACGTGCTGGCCGACGAGATCTTCCTGCGCGCCACCCACTGGGGCGGCGACCTGGCCGGCATGGTGTCCGAGGAGAACGAGGAACCGATCCCGCTGCCCGCGGGCCATGCGCGCGGCAAGTACCTGCTGGTGTTCGATCCGCTGGACGGCTCGTCCAACATCGACGTGAACGTCTCGGTGGGTTCGATCTTCTCGGTGCTGCGCGCCCCCGCCCCCGGCGAGGACGCGATGGCCGCCGACTTCCTGCAGCCCGGCACCCAGCAGGTGGCCGCCGGCTACGCGATCTACGGCCCCTCCACCATGCTGGTGCTCACCGTGGGCGACGGCGTCGCGGGCTTCACCCTCGACCCCGTGATCGGCGACTTCTTCCTCACCCACCCGGACATCCGCATCCCGGAGGCCACCCGCGAGTTCGCCATCAACGCCTCCAACGCGCGCTTCTGGGAGCCGCCGGTGCGCCGCTACGTGGACGAATGCCTGGCCGGCAAGACCGGCGAGCGCGGCGCGGACTTCAACATGCGCTGGATCGCCTCGCTGGTGGCCGAGACCCACCGCATCCTGATGCGCGGCGGGGTCTTCCTCTACCCGCGCGACCGCAAGGACCCGGCCAAGCCCGGGCGGCTGCGCCTGCTCTACGAGTGCAACCCGATCGGCATGATCGTCGAGCAGGCCGGCGGGCGCGCCTCCACCGGCGACCGCCCGGTACTGACGGTGCCGCCCGAGGAACTCCACCAGCGCATTGGCTTCGTCTTCGGCTCGCGCGAAGAGGTCGAGCGCATCGAACGCTATCACGCGGAACCGGCCACCGAGGGGAACGCCGAGCTGCCGCTGTTCCACAGCCGCAGCCTGTTCCTGCAGCACTGATTTCCCATCGCTCCAGGAGGACGCCATGTCCGAACGCCACCCCATCGTCGCCATCACCGGCTCGTCCGGCGCGGGTACCAGCACCGTGCAGCGCACCTTCGAGGAGATCTTCCGCCGCGAAGGCGTGAGCGCCGCGGTGATCGAGGGCGACAGCTTCCACGCCTACGACCGCCAGGCCATGCGCGAGAAGATGGCCGAATTCGAGGCCGGCGGCGAGCTCTCGCACTTCTCGCACTTCGGCCCCGAGGCCAACCTGTTCGAAGAGCTCGAGCAGCTCTTCCGCAGCTACGCGGAAACCGGGCGGGGGCGCCGCCGCAAGTACCTGCACAACGCCGAGGAAGCCGAGCCCTACGGCCAACAGCCCGGCACCTTCACCCCCTGGGAAGACCTGCCGGCCGGCAGCGACCTGCTGTTCTACGAAGGCCTGCACGGCGCGGTGCACACCGAGACCGCCAACGTCGCCCAGCACCCTGACCTGCTGATCGGCGTGGTGCCGGTGGTGAACCTGGAGTGGATCCAGAAGCTGCACCGCGACAAGAGCATGCGCGGCTACTCCACCGAGGCGGTCACCGACACCATCCTGCGCCGCATGCACGACTACGTGCATTACATCTGCCCGCAGTTCGCCCGCACCCATGTGAACTTCCAGCGCGTGCCGACGGTGGACACCTCCAACCCCTTCATCGCCCGCGCGGTGCCGACCGCCGACGAGTCCATGGTGGTGATCCGCTTCGCCAACCCCAAGGGCATCGACTTCCCCTACCTGCTGAACATGATCGACAGCTCCTTCATGAGCCGCGCCAACACCATCGTGGTGCCCGGCGGAAAGATGGAGCTGGCGATGCAGCTGATCTTCACCCCCTTCATCTGGCGCCTGATCGAGCGGCGCAAGAAGCTGCTCTGAGGAGGCCACAGCCATGAACATGCGTTTCGATTCCGCCGCCCTCGACACCCTGTGCGCCAACGCGCTGCGCTTTCTCGCCATCGACGCGGTCGAGCAGGCGAAATCCGGCCACCCCGGCATGCCGATGGGCATGGCCGAGATCGCCGTCGCGCTGTGGACCCGCCACCTGCGCCACGACCCGGCCGACCCGGCGTGGGCCGACCGCGACCGCTTCGTGCTCTCCAACGGCCACGGCTCCATGCTGCTCTATGGCCTGCTGCACCTGACCGGCTACGACCTGCCGGTCGATGAGCTGAAGCGCTTCCGCCAGCTGCACAGCAAGACCCCCGGCCATCCGGAACACGGCCTCACCCCCGGGGTGGAGACCACCACCGGGCCGCTCGGCCAGGGCCTGGCCAACGCGGTCGGCATGGCGCTCGCAGAGAAGCTGCTGGCGCGCGAATTCAACCGCCCCGGCCACGACATCGTCGACCACCGTACCTGGGTGTTCATGGGCGACGGCTGCCTGATGGAGGGCGTCAGCCACGAGGCCGCTTCCTTCGCCGGCGTGCAGCGCCTGTCCAAGCTGATCGCCCTGTGGGACGACAACCGCATCTCGATCGATGGCCAGGTCGACGGCTGGTTCGCCGACGACACCCCGGCGCGCTTCCGCGCCTACGGCTGGAACGTCATCGAGAGCGTGGACGGCCACAGCGTGGCGGCGGTCGACCGCGCCATCCGCGAGGCGGTTGCCAATGCGGAGAACGACGTCGGCCCCACGCTGATCTGCTGCCGCACCACCATCGGCCGCGGCAGCCCGGCGCGCGCCGGGACGGCCGACGTGCACGGCGCGCCGCTGGGCGCCGAGGAGATCGCTGCCACCCGCGCGGCGCTGGGCTGGCCGCACGCGCCCTTCGAGATTCCCGCGGAAGTGCGCACCGCCTTCGACACGCGCGCCGCCGGTGCCGAACGCCGCGCCGCCTGGCAGGCGCGCTTCGAGACCTACCGCGCCGCCTGGCCGGAAGCCGCCGCCGAGTTCGAACGCCGCATGGCGGGCCAACTGCCGGTGGGCTTCCCGGTGCTGGCGCAGGCCATCCTGCGCGGGGTGAACAAGGACACCGCCACCGTCGCCAGCCGCAAGGCCAGCCAGCAGGCCATCGCCCGCCTCGCCCGCGCGCTGCCCGAACTGCTCGGCGGCTCGGCCGACCTGACCCACTCCAACCTCACCGACTGGCCGGGCTGCGGCGCGGTGCGTGCCGACGCCGGCGGGCGCCACATCAACTGGGGGGTGCGCGAGTTCGGCATGTCCGCGGCACTCAACGGCATCGCCCTGCATGGCGGCTTCCTGCCCTTCGGCGCCACCTTCCTGGTGTTCTCCGACTACGCCCGCAACGCCATCCGCATGAGCGCGCTGCTCGCCCAGCGGGTGGTGTACGTGATGACCCACGACTCCATCGGCCTGGGCGAGGACGGCCCCACCCACCAGCCGGTCGAGCACCTGCCCAGCCTGCGCCTGATTCCGGGCCTCGACGTGTGGCGGCCCTGCGACGCGGTCGAAACCCAGGCCGCGTGGAGCGCCGCGGTGCAACACCGTGGCCCCAGCCTGCTGGCGCTCTCCCGCCAGAACCTGCCCCACCAGGCCCGCGACGCCGAGCAGCTGGAGGCGATCGCGCGCGGCGGCTACGTGCTGGCCGAGGCCGCCGGGGGCAAGCCCGCGCTGCTGCTGATCGCCACCGGCTCCGAGGTGGCGCTGGCAATGGCCGCGCGCGAGCGCCTGCAGGCCGACGGCATCCCCACCCGCGTGGTGTCCATGCCCTGCACCGCCGCCTTCGATCGCCAGGACGCCGACTGGCGCGCCGCGGTACTGCCCGCCGGGGTGCCGCGCGTGGCGGTCGAGGCCGCGCAGCCGGACGGCTGGTGGAAATACCTGGCGGACGCGCCGCGCGCCGCGGTGGTCGGCATCGAGCGTTTCGGCGAATCCGCACCGGCCGCGGACCTGGCCGCCTTCTTCGGCTTCACCGCCGAACGCGTGGCCGACGCCGCGCGCCGCCTCGTATAGCCGCCGATCGCGGCCAAGACCGCTCCTACAGCGCGGTAGGAGCGGCCTTGGCCGCGATCCGCCCGTCACACCATCCCCGCCCGAATTCCCCTACCCACCATCCGAGGAGACCCACGTGACCATCAGAGTCGCCATCAACGGCTACGGCCGCATCGGGCGCAACGTACTGCGCGCCCACTTCGAGAACGGTCGCCGCCACCCGCTCGAGATCGTCGCCATCAACGATCTGGGCAATGCCCAGACCAACGCCCACCTCACCCGCTACGACAGCGTGCACGGTCCCTTCCCACACGACATCGAGGTTGGAGCGGACGGCTTCACGGTCGACGGCCAGGCCATCCGCGTGTTCGCCGAGCGCGACCCCGCCCGCCTGCCCTGGGGCGAGCTGGGGGTGGACGTGGTGCTCGAATGCACCGGCCTGTTCACCAGCAAGGCCAAGGCCGGCGCCCACCTGGAGGCCGGCGCCGGCAAGGTGCTGATCTCCGCGCCCGGCGGCGAGGACGTCGACGCCACCGTGGTGTACGGGGTGAACCACCACAGCCTGCGCCGCGCGCACCGCGTGGTGTCCAACGCCAGCTGCACCACCAACTGCCTGGCGCCGCTCGCCAGCGCGCTGCACCGTCCGCTGGGCATCGTGCGCGGGCTGATGACCACGGTGCATTCCTACACCAACGACCAGGTGCTGATCGACGTCTATCACGACGACCTGCGCCGCGCGCGCAGCGCAACCCAGTCGCTGATCCCGACGAAGACCGGCGCCGCCGCCGCGGTCGGCCTGGTGCTGCCCGAGCTGGCCGGCCGCCTGGACGGCTTCGCGGTGCGGGTGCCCACGCCCAACGTGTCCTTCACCGACTTCACCTTCGTCGCCGCGCGGCCGACCACGGTGGACGAGGTGAACGACCTGGTGCGCGAGGCCGCTCACGGCCGCCTGCGCGGCATCCTGGCGGTGAACGAGCTGCCGCTGGTGTCCTGCGACTTCAACCACGACCCGCATTCGAGCATCTTCGACGCCACCCTGACCCGAGTGGACAAGGACCTGGTCAAGGTCACCGCCTGGTACGACAACGAATGGGGCTTCTCCAACCGCATGCTCGACACCGCGGTGGCGATGATGGAGGCCGAATGATGAGCGCACCCGACTTCCTCCGTCTGGAAGACCTCGCCCGCGACGGCCGGCTGCGCGGCCAGCGCGTCTTCCTGCGCGCCGACTTCAACGTGCCGCTGGCCGCCGACGGAACGCTCGCCGACGACACCCGCATCCGCGCCACCCTGCCCGGCATCCGCCTGTGCCTGGAGGCCGGCGCCGCAGTGATGCTGGCCTCCCATCTCGGCCGCCCCACCGAGGGCGCGCTCGGCGACGCCGACTCGCTCGCCCCGGTGGCCGCACGCCTAACCGAACTGCTCGGCGCCCCGGTGCCGCTGGTGCGCGACTGGGTGGGCGGCGCCTTCGACGTCGCCCCGGGCAGCGCGGTGCTGCTGGAGAACTGCCGCGGCAACCGCGGCGAGAAGGCCGACAGCGCGGAGCTGGCCGCCTGCATCGCGAGCTGGATCGACGTCTACGCGAACGAGGCCTTCGGCGCGGCGCACCGCAGCGAATGCACCACCCACGCGCTGGCGCTCGCCGCCCCGCTGGCCTGCGCCGGCCCGCTGATGGCCGCCGAGCTCGACGCCCTGGGCCGCGCGCTCGCCGCCCCGGCCCGCCCGCTGGTGGCCATCGTCGGCGGCTCCAAGGTATCCACCAAGCTCAGCGTGCTGGAGCGGCTGGCCGACCGGGTGGACGTGCTGGTGGTGGGCGGCGGCATCGCCAACACCTTCCTTGCCGCGCGCGGCGCGTCGGTCGGCGCGTCCTTGCACGAGCCCGAGCTGCTCGACGCCGCCCGCCGGGTGGAGCGCCGCCTCGAACGGCGCGGCGCGCGCCTGTGGCTGCCGGCAGACGTGCTCACCGCCGACCGCTTCGCCGCCGACGCGCGGGTGGCGGTACGCGCGGCCGAGGCGGTGCCCGAAGGCGAGATGATCCTCGACGTCGGCCCGGTCAGCCGCGCCGCGCTCGGTGGGGTGCTCGCCGCCGCCGGCACCATCGTGTGGAACGGCCCGCTCGGCGTGTTCGAGTTCCCCGCCTTCGCCGAGGGCTCCCGCGCGCTGGCCGAGGCCATCGCCGCCAGCCGGGCGTTCTCGATCGCCGGCGGCGGCGACACCCTGGCGGCGATCGCCGCCTTCGGCGTGGAGCGCCACATCGACTACATCTCCACCGGCGGTGGCGCCTTCCTGGAGTTCCTCGAAGGCCGCGAGCTGCCCGCGGTGGCCGCGCTGAAGATCCGCGCGCGGCCCAACAGCCGGCGGATCCTGCCGACCGCGCACTACGAGAACGAATCCGAGGCCGCCTGAAGTCCCGCAATCGCCCGTAGGAGCGGCCTTGGCCGCGATCGCCCCCGATTTGACGCCCACAACCGCGAACACATTCGACAAAGGAGACACCCCCATGGCGATGATCGCCCTGCGTCAGCTGCTGGACCACGCCGCCGAACACGGCTACGGCGTGCCGGCCTTCAACATCAACAACATGGAACAGATCCACGCCATCATGCAGGCCGCCGCAGAGACCGCCAGCCCGGTCATCCTGCAGGCCTCGGCCGGCGCGCGCGGCTATGCCGGCGAGGCCTTCCTGCGCCACATGGTGGCGGCCGCCGTGGAGGAATGGCCGGACATTCCGATCTGCCTGCACCAGGACCACGGCGCCAGCCCGGCGGTGTGCCAGCAGGCCATCCGCTCCGGCTTCACCAGCGTGATGATGGACGGCTCGCTGCGTGAGGACATGAAGACCCCGGCGAGCTGGGACTACAACGTCTCGGTGACCCGCCGGGTGGTCGACATGGCCCACGCGGTGGGCGTGTCGGTGGAAGGCGAGCTCGGCTGCCTCGGTTCGCTGGAAACCGGACAGGCCGGCGAGGAGGACGGCGTGGGCGCAGAAGGCACGCTGGACCACAGCCAGATGCTCACCGACCCCGCGCAGGCCGCCGACTTCGTCGCCGCCACCGGGGTGGATGCGCTGGCGGTGGCGATCGGGACCAGCCACGGCGCCTACAAGTTCACCCGCCCGCCCACCGGAGACATCCTCGACATCGACCGCATCGCCGCCATCCACCGGCGCATCCCGGACACCCACCTGGTCATGCACGGCTCCTCCAGCGTGCCGCAGGAATGGCTGGCCATCATCCGCGAGCACGGCGGCGAGATCGGCGAGACCTACGGCGTGCCGGTCGAGGCCATCGTCGCCGGAATCAGGAACGGCGTGCGCAAGGTGAACATCGACACCGACCTGCGCCTGGCGATGACAGGCGCCATGCGTCGCCTGCTCGACCAGGACCGCAAGGAGTTCGACCCGCGCAAGGTCTTCCGCGCCGCCACCGCGGCCGCGCGCGAGATCTGCCGCGCGCGCTTCGAAGCCTTCGGCTGCGCCGGCCAGGCCGCGCGCATCCAGCCCCTGCCGCTCGCCGTGCTGGCGCGCCGCTACGCGCAGGCGGCCTGAGCCGGCGCGACACCCCGATCCCTGCCTTTACAGGCCTTGGCCCGCCCGCACGACGCGGAGCGGGCTTCTTTTTGCGCACCGCTGACACGCGCTTACAAAAATCGGCGCGTCCGGGGCTGACGCCCACGGGCTGCGGATTGCACCATTGCCGGGTGTCACCGTCCAACGACAGTCACGAACCGACGAGAGGAGAACGAACCATGAACAAACTCATCATCGCCGCCCTGTCCACCGCCCTGCTCACCGCCTGCGCCACCAACCCCTATACCGGTGAACACGCCAAGACCGCCACCGGCGCCACCATAGGCGCGGGCGCGGGCGCGGTGCTCGGCGGAGTGGTCTCCAGCCGCGGCGACCGCACCAAGGGCGTGCTGATCGGCACCGCGATCGGCGCCACGGTGGGCGGCCTGATCGGCCGGCAGATGGACAAGCAGGAGGCCGAGCTGCGCCAGAGCATGTCGGGCAGCGGCGTGGAGGTGATGCGCGAGGGCGACACCATCCGCCTGCAGGCCCCGGAGAACATCACCTTCGACACCAACCGCGCCGACGTGAAGCCGCAGTTCCAGCCGGTGCTCGGCCAGCTGGCGCAGAGCATCCGCCAATACCCCGGCACCGTGGTACAGGTGGAGGGCCACACCGACTCCACCGGTTCGGCGGCCTACAACCAGACGCTGTCCGAGAACCGCGCCGCCAGCGTGCGCAGCTACCTGGTGCAGCAGGGTGTGGAGGCCAACCGCCTGCTCGCGGTGGGCTACGGCATGAGCCGGCCGATTGCCGACAACAGCACCGCAACCGGCCGCGCACAGAACCGCCGGGTGGAGATCCTCATCGTGCCGCAGCAACAGCAGCAGTAGCGCGCCGCGCGCCCCGGTGCCGCGGCGCACGACGGCCGATGACGCCGGGGACTTCCCCGCAAAGCGCGCAGGCAGGTACTCTTGCGCTTGTTCCGCCACCCCCGGCATGACCGCCGGGACAGGCGCCCAACCCGTGGTCATACCTGCCGCCCATGTCCCTGTTCCAGTCGCATCCGCTGCGCCAGACGCTCAGCGACGAGATCCACGCCCGCCCGCCGGTCGCCATCGACACGCCGGAGCTGGTCACCTACCTCGCCTTCCTGCATGAGGCGGGCAACGTCGAGCGCGAGGCCCAGCACCTGCGCCTGCTGGCCGAGCAGCTCGGACTGCCCGAGCCGGCCACCGACACGGGCCATCTCTTCCTCGACGCCGGCCGCTTCCGCCTGAAGTGGGAGCGCCACAACGAGTTCTCCAGCTACACCTTCTTCCGCCGCATACAGACCGGCGACAGCGCCGAGGACAACGCCCTGCTCGACGTGCCGGCCGCCTGGCGCAAGGCCATTCCCGGCCAGCTGATCGTCGCCACCCATGTGGAGGTGCGCTCGGTCGCCGAGGTGGCGCCCGACCAGGTGATGGCCGAGCTCTCGCCTCACGGCCGGCAGACCGTGGTGGCCAAGGTGGCCGACGACGCCGCCTGGGTGTTCACCGACTTCCAGATCGTGGACGGTTTCTCGCGCTTCCAGGTGCTCGACGCCTCGCTGACCCGGCGCCAGGCCGGGCGCACCGTGCAGCGCCTGCTGGAGATCGAGACCTACCGCGTGATCGCCCTGCTCGCTTTCCCGGTGGCCAAGGAAGTCGGCCGCCTGCTGTCGCGCGCCGAGGACGAGCTGGCCGACCTGATGGACAGCATCGGCCGTGCCGAGAGCGCCGAGGACGAGCGCGCGGTGCTCGCCCGCCTGACCCGTCTGGCCGCCGAGGTCGAACGCTCGGTGGCGCACACCACCTTCCGCTTCGGCGCGGCCGCCGCCTACTACCGCCTGGTGACGCAGCGCATCGAAGAACTGCGCGAGACCCGGCTGACCGGCTTCCCCACCATCGGCGAGTTCATGGCCCGCCGCCTGACCCCGGCCATCGACACCTGCGCCACCATGTCGCGCCGCCAGGAGGACCTCTCCGGCCGGATCGCGCGCAACTCGCAGCTGCTGCGCACCCGGGTGGACATCGAGCTGCAGCGCCAGAACCAGGAGCTGCTCGCGCAGATGAACCGCCGCGCCCGCCTGCAATTGCGCCTGCAGGAGACGGTGGAAGGCCTCTCCGTGGTGGCGATCACCTACTACGGCTCGCAGCTGGTGCAGTACCTGGCCAAGGGCGGCAAGGACTACATCGCGCCGGCCAGCCCGGAGGTGGTCACCGCGGTGTCGATCCCGCTGATCGCCGGCCTGGTCGCGCTCGGCCTGCGGCGCATGCGCCGGGCGCTGGCGGCCGAAGAGGCGGCACAGCACTGAGCATGAAGGCGGGAGGACACCCATGATCGGCGCACTCACCCTGCTGCTCGTCTACCAGCTGATCGGCGAGGTCATCGCCCGCGGCTTCGCGCTGCCGGTGCCCGGCCCGGTGATCGGCATGCTGCTGCTCTTCCTCACCCTGGTGGTGCGCGGGCGGGTGGGCAACGAACTGCGCAGCACCGCCGGCGGCCTGCTGCAGCACCTGTCGCTGCTCTTCGTGCCCGCCGGCACCGGGGTGATGCTGCACTACCAGCGCCTGGCGGACGAATGGCTGCCGCTGCTGGCCGCGGTGGTCGGCTCCACCTTCCTGGCGATGGCGGTCAGCGCGCTGGTGCTGCGCGCGCTCAGCCCCCGCAACGGCGCGGAGACACCGGAATGAATCCGCGCATCGACGAGATCTGGGTCTATCTCTCCACCACCCCGCTGCTCGGCCTCACCCTGACCCTGGTCGCCTATCAGTGCGCCTGGTGGCTGTACAAGCGGGCCAACTTCCATCCCGCCGCCAACCCGGTGATGATCGCGGTGACCCTGCTGGTGGCGGTGCTGAGCATCACCGGCACCGACTACCAGACCTATTTCGACGGCGCGCAGTTCGTGCACTTCCTGCTCGGCCCGGCCACCGTGGCGCTGGCGATTCCGCTCTATGCGCAACTGCCGCGCCTCAAGGCCATGCTGCTGCCGCTGCTCGGCGCGCTGGTCGCCGGCTCGCTCACCGCGGCGCTGTCGGCCTTCGGCATCGGCGCGCTGCTCGGTGCCAGCACCCAGTCGCTGATGTCGCTCGCGCCCAAGAGCGTGACCACGCCGATCGCCATGGGCGTGGCCGAGAGCCTCGGCGGCCTGCCCTCGCTGACCGCGGTGCTGGTGATCCTCACCGGCATCCTCGGCGCCATAGGCGCACGCGGGCTGTTCGGCCTGATGCGCATCGACGACCACGCGGTGCGCGGCTTCGCCACCGGCGTGGCGGCCCACGGCATCGGCACCGCGCGCGCCTTCCAGGTCAGCGAGCAGTGCGGCGCCTTCGCCGCGCTGGCGATGGGCCTGAACGGACTGATCACCGCGCTGTCCCTCCCCTGGCTGCTGCCGCCCATCCTGCGCTGGTTCGGCCTCTGAATCTCCACCACAAGTCCGCACGACGCATGAGGATGCGCCCTTGAACGCCCTGTACCGCTGGTTCGACCGCAACATCCTCGAACTCGGCCGCGAGATGCGGCTGTCCTACCTGCCGCCGCTGATGGTGTACATGGCCGCCGGGGTCTCCGGCCTCACCGGCATCGTCGGCACCTTCTTCATCAAGGACTACCTCGACCTCTCCGCCGCCTTCCTCGCCGCGCTCGGCTTCTGGGCGGGTATCCCGTGGGCGCTGAAGATGCCGATCGGCCACCTGGTCGACCTGCTGTGGCGCTACAAGTCCGGGCTGGTCTATCTCGGCGCCTCGCTGATCGCCGCCAGCCTGCTGATCATGATCGGCCTGATCGGCAACCCGGAGGCGATGCGCGCGGTGATGCCGGCCGAGGCCTGGTTCGTGCTCTCGGTGCTGCTCGCCCCGGTGGGCTACGTGATGCAGGACGCGGTGGCCGACGCGATGACGGTGGAGGCGGTGCCGCGCCTGGACGAACACGGCCAGCCGATCGCACCCGAGACCATCCGCCTGATGCACACCACCATGCAGATGCTCGGCCGGGTGGCGATCATCGGCGGCACCGTGCTGGTGGCGCTCGCCAACGTGGTGCTGTTCCAGGGCAGCGAGGCGCTGCCCGAGGCGGACAAGGTCGCCATCTACCTGCGCATCTACGAGTACGCGCTGATCATCCCGCTGCTGTCGGTCAGCGGCGTGCTGCTGGCCGCCCTGCTCAAGCGCCGCGAGGCGCGACGACTCGCCGCCCTGGGCCATGAGGACGAGGCCATCGACCGCCTGCTGCACCAGCCCGAGGAGAAGACCGCGCCCAACTGGTGGATCCTGGGCGGCAGCGCGGTGTTCGTGGCGATCACCCTCACCGTCGGCCTGTCCGGCATCGAGTACGGCCAGGAGCTGATCTTCGTGTGCTCCTTCGCCATCATCGGCTTCATGATCTCGCGGCTGCTGCGCGAACTCGCCCCAGAAGCCGCACGCACCCTGCTCGGCACGGTGATCGTCATCTTCATCTTCCGCGCCATGCCCTCGTCCGGCGCCGGCTCGGGCTGGTGGATGATCGACGAACTGGGCTTCGACCAGAGTTTCCTGTCGCGCCTGGACCTGATCGTCAGCACGCTCACGCTGGCCGGGCTGTTCCTCTTCCGCCGCTTCATGGCGGAAAAGTCCATCGCCCAGATCGTCATCTTCCTGACCCTGGCCGGCACCCTGCTGTCGCTGCCCATCATCGGCATGTACCACGGCCTGCACGAATGGACCGCCAGCGTCACCGGCGGCGTGGTGGATGCGCGCTTCATTGCCATCGCGAACACCGCGCTGGAGTCGCCGCTCGGCCAGGTGTCCATGGTGCCGATGCTGGCCTGGATCGCCAACTCGGCCCCGCCCCACCTCAAGGCCACCTTCTTCGCGGTGATGGCCTCCTTCACCAACCTGGCGCTGTCGGCCTCGCAGCTGGGCACCAAGTACCTGAACCAGATCTACACCGTGACCCGCGAGGTGCGCGATGCGGTCAGCGGCGCGGTGAAGGTGCCCGCCGACTACAGCGAGCTGGGCCTGCTGCTGCTCACCGTGACCGTGCTCGGCCTGCTGCTGCCGCTGGCCGCGGTGGCGCTGACACGCGCGCTCGGGCTGCGCAGCGCGTGAGGAATCTGCCGGGATGTTGACCTGATCCATTGCTCCTTTGCCGCCGGAGGCGGAAACTTGCGGGCAAAGGTCTTCGCGACCGGATAACCACGGGGGGAAGCATCATGACACCGAGCTCGGTTCACGACATCCGCAACCTCGCCCTGCTGGGCCAGGCCGGCGCCGGCAAGACCACGCTGCTCGAGGCCCTGCTGGCCGCCTCCGGCGGCATCGGCGCCGCAGGCAGCATCGAGCGCGGCGACACGGTGAGCGACTTCGACCCGGCCGAGAAGGCCATGGGCCACTCGCTCAACACCGGGCTCGCCCACCTCGAATGGGCCGGACACTGGATCAACCTGCTCGACACCCCGGGCACCCCCGACTTCCTCGGCCGCGCCCTGCTCGCCCTGCCGGCGGTGGAGACCGCGGTCATCGTGGTCAATGCCCAGGCCGGCATCGAATCGATGACCCGCCGGCTGATGGAAGCCGCCGCCGGCAAGTGCCGGATGATCGTGGTCAACCGCATCGACGCCAGCGGCGCCGACCTGGCCGGCGTGATGGCCGCCATCGAATCGGCCTTCGGCCGCGAGTGCCTGCCGATCAACCTGCCCGCGCCGGACGCAAGCCGGGTCATCGACTGCTTCTTCACCCCCGAATACGACGCCGAAACCGCCTTCTCTTCGGTATCCGCCGCCCACGACGCCATCGTCGACCAGGTGGTCGAGCTCGACGAAGCGCTGATGGCGAGCTACCTGGAACAAGGCGAGAGCCTGGACCCCGAGCAGCTGCACGACCCCTTCGAGCAGGCCCTGCGCGAAGGCCACTTGGTACCGGTGTGCTTCGTTTCGTCCCGGACCGGCGCGGGCGTGGCCGAACTGCTGGACGTGCTCGC
Coding sequences within it:
- a CDS encoding DUF3422 family protein, whose amino-acid sequence is MSLFQSHPLRQTLSDEIHARPPVAIDTPELVTYLAFLHEAGNVEREAQHLRLLAEQLGLPEPATDTGHLFLDAGRFRLKWERHNEFSSYTFFRRIQTGDSAEDNALLDVPAAWRKAIPGQLIVATHVEVRSVAEVAPDQVMAELSPHGRQTVVAKVADDAAWVFTDFQIVDGFSRFQVLDASLTRRQAGRTVQRLLEIETYRVIALLAFPVAKEVGRLLSRAEDELADLMDSIGRAESAEDERAVLARLTRLAAEVERSVAHTTFRFGAAAAYYRLVTQRIEELRETRLTGFPTIGEFMARRLTPAIDTCATMSRRQEDLSGRIARNSQLLRTRVDIELQRQNQELLAQMNRRARLQLRLQETVEGLSVVAITYYGSQLVQYLAKGGKDYIAPASPEVVTAVSIPLIAGLVALGLRRMRRALAAEEAAQH
- the fba gene encoding class II fructose-bisphosphate aldolase (catalyzes the reversible aldol condensation of dihydroxyacetonephosphate and glyceraldehyde 3-phosphate in the Calvin cycle, glycolysis, and/or gluconeogenesis), encoding MAMIALRQLLDHAAEHGYGVPAFNINNMEQIHAIMQAAAETASPVILQASAGARGYAGEAFLRHMVAAAVEEWPDIPICLHQDHGASPAVCQQAIRSGFTSVMMDGSLREDMKTPASWDYNVSVTRRVVDMAHAVGVSVEGELGCLGSLETGQAGEEDGVGAEGTLDHSQMLTDPAQAADFVAATGVDALAVAIGTSHGAYKFTRPPTGDILDIDRIAAIHRRIPDTHLVMHGSSSVPQEWLAIIREHGGEIGETYGVPVEAIVAGIRNGVRKVNIDTDLRLAMTGAMRRLLDQDRKEFDPRKVFRAATAAAREICRARFEAFGCAGQAARIQPLPLAVLARRYAQAA
- a CDS encoding OmpA family protein, which codes for MNKLIIAALSTALLTACATNPYTGEHAKTATGATIGAGAGAVLGGVVSSRGDRTKGVLIGTAIGATVGGLIGRQMDKQEAELRQSMSGSGVEVMREGDTIRLQAPENITFDTNRADVKPQFQPVLGQLAQSIRQYPGTVVQVEGHTDSTGSAAYNQTLSENRAASVRSYLVQQGVEANRLLAVGYGMSRPIADNSTATGRAQNRRVEILIVPQQQQQ
- a CDS encoding LrgB family protein: MNPRIDEIWVYLSTTPLLGLTLTLVAYQCAWWLYKRANFHPAANPVMIAVTLLVAVLSITGTDYQTYFDGAQFVHFLLGPATVALAIPLYAQLPRLKAMLLPLLGALVAGSLTAALSAFGIGALLGASTQSLMSLAPKSVTTPIAMGVAESLGGLPSLTAVLVILTGILGAIGARGLFGLMRIDDHAVRGFATGVAAHGIGTARAFQVSEQCGAFAALAMGLNGLITALSLPWLLPPILRWFGL
- a CDS encoding CidA/LrgA family protein, producing MIGALTLLLVYQLIGEVIARGFALPVPGPVIGMLLLFLTLVVRGRVGNELRSTAGGLLQHLSLLFVPAGTGVMLHYQRLADEWLPLLAAVVGSTFLAMAVSALVLRALSPRNGAETPE